In Pseudobacter ginsenosidimutans, the following are encoded in one genomic region:
- a CDS encoding patatin-like phospholipase family protein has product MNPSTSQPLELRVIDGCTTVEPETPLQSIALTFSGGGFRAASFSLGVLSYLHRIPFQNKSLLQKVRFITSTSGGSITNAGYVSSLYTNPRHSFPSFYQELREKMEGEQLLQEASEYCGTRKAGLNPVNIWTKKATRPSSKRNEISSMPSQKHTIKCFSIM; this is encoded by the coding sequence ATGAATCCCTCCACGAGTCAGCCCCTGGAGCTGAGGGTCATCGACGGATGCACAACCGTTGAACCTGAAACACCGCTTCAATCCATTGCGCTCACCTTTTCAGGTGGCGGGTTCCGCGCAGCCAGCTTTTCACTGGGTGTACTCTCCTATCTTCACCGGATACCATTTCAAAACAAATCTTTACTTCAAAAGGTTCGCTTCATCACCAGCACCTCGGGTGGCTCCATCACCAATGCCGGATATGTAAGCAGCCTGTACACCAATCCCAGGCACAGTTTTCCATCTTTCTACCAGGAGCTTCGTGAAAAAATGGAAGGTGAACAACTGCTGCAGGAGGCTTCGGAATATTGCGGGACAAGAAAAGCTGGACTGAATCCGGTGAATATCTGGACGAAAAAGGCAACAAGACCGTCATCAAAAAGAAACGAAATCTCATCAATGCCTTCGCAAAAGCATACGATAAAATGCTTTTCGATCATGTAA
- a CDS encoding aminotransferase class III-fold pyridoxal phosphate-dependent enzyme yields MRFSTEAVNLLVKQYFGIAGKATDLSGYDEWNYLITASDGKRYVFKVGTDQHGAAFLRAQVKITEHLAFTSVGSRLQQHYPAIDDQLKMVPVLIDGKRYYLRLLNFLEGNFWAASTVRPGSLYADLGNFLGTMDRHLSTFSHPAMHRRYTWDISTAPDANRKLKYITDPHQRRIAGYFLLQFDTEVQPVLSSLRHAYVHNDANDYNLLVTNGKISGLIDFGDMVYTALINNLAVACTYAMFDAKDPLYAASLVVGGYHSAYPLTEQETDLLYWLIAARLCISVAESAMNTANGSTNEHHFVTEKSAWELLEYLIQCNPVKAQDAFRKACGFASIITKDEYAELLAERKKYIGRNLSISYDQPLKITRGALQYLYDDKGGTYIDCVNNVSHVGHCHPVVVRRMQQQIARLNTNTRYLHDGLEEFAAALTATLPPRLKVCYFTNSGSEANDLAIRMSRHFTKQEDVIVLDHAYHGTSTVAIQISPYKFDGKGGFGQQPWVHKAISPDLYRGQYQYGDAMAGEKYAADVQRIIAELKQQQKAPAAFICETLLGVGGQIPLPDNYLQSVYAHVKAAGGVCIADEVQVGFGRVGEKFWGFQLQEVEPDIVVLGKPIGNGHPLAAVVVTEEIANAFNNGMEYFNTFGGNPVSMVTGAAVLDVIQDEEMQRHARDTGDYLLQLLKDLMAKHAIIGDVRGHGLFVGAELVKNRATKEPAVPEIHQIVQAMKARGFLLSTDGPLHNVLKIKPPLVFTRDNALQMVQQLDAVLSAMQ; encoded by the coding sequence ATGAGATTTTCTACAGAAGCAGTGAACCTGCTCGTTAAACAGTATTTCGGGATTGCCGGGAAGGCAACTGATCTGAGTGGATATGATGAATGGAATTATCTCATCACCGCCAGTGATGGAAAACGGTACGTATTCAAAGTGGGAACTGATCAGCATGGTGCAGCATTCCTGCGGGCACAGGTGAAGATCACGGAGCATCTTGCATTTACCTCTGTGGGATCGAGATTACAGCAGCATTATCCCGCAATTGATGACCAGTTGAAAATGGTGCCGGTACTGATAGATGGAAAACGATACTATCTTCGCCTGCTCAATTTCCTGGAAGGTAATTTCTGGGCAGCCTCAACCGTTCGTCCGGGCAGCCTCTACGCTGATCTCGGGAATTTCCTGGGAACCATGGACCGTCATCTCAGCACCTTTTCCCATCCGGCTATGCACAGGCGTTATACCTGGGATATCAGTACAGCGCCCGATGCCAACAGGAAATTGAAATACATCACTGATCCGCATCAAAGGCGGATTGCAGGTTATTTCCTCCTGCAATTCGATACAGAAGTGCAGCCTGTACTGAGTTCTCTGCGACATGCCTATGTACATAATGATGCCAATGATTACAATCTCCTGGTGACCAATGGAAAGATTTCCGGCCTGATCGATTTTGGCGATATGGTGTATACAGCGCTGATCAACAACCTGGCGGTGGCCTGCACCTATGCTATGTTCGATGCGAAAGATCCTTTGTATGCAGCATCCCTGGTAGTGGGCGGTTACCACAGCGCTTATCCGCTTACGGAACAGGAAACAGATCTGTTGTACTGGCTTATCGCAGCTCGGTTATGCATCAGCGTTGCTGAATCTGCCATGAATACAGCTAATGGCAGCACCAATGAACATCATTTCGTTACGGAAAAATCCGCCTGGGAATTACTGGAATACCTGATCCAATGCAATCCGGTAAAAGCGCAGGATGCCTTCAGGAAAGCCTGTGGATTTGCTTCCATTATTACCAAAGATGAATATGCAGAACTCCTTGCAGAACGGAAAAAATATATAGGTCGCAATCTTAGTATCAGTTATGATCAACCGCTGAAGATCACGCGCGGTGCATTGCAATATCTGTACGACGACAAGGGCGGTACATATATCGATTGTGTAAACAATGTGAGCCATGTAGGCCACTGCCATCCTGTAGTTGTGCGTCGTATGCAGCAGCAGATCGCGAGGCTCAACACCAATACGCGTTACCTGCATGATGGTCTGGAAGAGTTTGCCGCTGCACTCACAGCTACATTGCCTCCCAGGCTGAAGGTCTGTTATTTTACCAACTCAGGCAGTGAAGCCAATGACCTGGCCATTCGCATGAGCCGTCATTTCACAAAGCAGGAGGATGTGATTGTGCTGGATCATGCCTACCATGGTACTTCCACCGTGGCTATCCAGATCAGTCCCTATAAATTCGATGGCAAAGGCGGATTCGGGCAGCAGCCCTGGGTGCATAAAGCCATCTCACCTGATCTCTACCGCGGACAATATCAGTACGGAGATGCAATGGCCGGTGAAAAATATGCAGCCGATGTACAACGCATCATTGCTGAATTGAAGCAGCAACAGAAAGCGCCGGCAGCATTCATCTGCGAAACCCTGCTGGGAGTAGGCGGACAGATCCCTTTGCCGGACAACTACCTGCAATCTGTATACGCACATGTGAAAGCGGCAGGTGGCGTTTGTATTGCAGACGAAGTACAGGTGGGATTCGGAAGGGTAGGTGAGAAATTCTGGGGCTTCCAGTTACAGGAAGTGGAGCCTGATATTGTGGTATTAGGAAAACCTATCGGTAATGGACATCCGCTGGCGGCTGTTGTGGTTACGGAAGAGATCGCCAATGCCTTCAATAATGGAATGGAATACTTCAATACTTTCGGCGGCAATCCGGTAAGCATGGTCACCGGCGCTGCAGTACTGGATGTGATACAGGATGAAGAGATGCAGCGCCATGCCAGGGATACCGGCGATTACCTGTTGCAGTTACTGAAAGACCTGATGGCCAAACACGCGATCATCGGGGATGTGCGTGGACATGGATTGTTCGTGGGGGCAGAGCTGGTGAAGAACAGGGCAACCAAAGAACCTGCTGTTCCCGAGATCCACCAGATAGTCCAGGCCATGAAAGCAAGAGGTTTCCTGCTGAGTACAGATGGCCCTTTACACAATGTGCTGAAAATAAAACCACCACTGGTATTCACCCGTGACAATGCCCTGCAGATGGTGCAGCAACTCGATGCTGTATTGTCTGCTATGCAGTAA
- a CDS encoding MGH1-like glycoside hydrolase domain-containing protein → MYRSVISFLLITTISTQAQAQRDQFPDVLDLRNTVLKPRAIEPSVFSDLGAWHAYALPADKADHGGFTGPLLMDMDGKWLGNGFAKLLLLEGAKQLDLSSAKAILHYYPGMLEQILESENLKIRMQLIFVSNREAMINTSITNLADQQRSITPVYEGLAFGKGIELGGEGNTVQVRFTKAQQIFRLHLPEKLQCNIIRRDSSYTAIAQPITIGKGATISWNRVEAFYPSENHVPESAATGFETAFEKNRQRWNTYLNNYFTSSPGLNEQEKRLAVKAIVTLITNWRSASKDLLHDGVFPSVNYQGFYGVWSWDSWKQAVGLALIDPQIARDNIRCMFDYQDDNGMVPDCIYSDKSENNLRDTKPPLAAWGVYEVYKQAPDKAFLQEMYDKLVHYHRWWYANRDHNKNGLCEYGSTDGTRIAAAWESGMDNAVRFDSAVMLKNNPTAWSLDQESVDLNAYLYREKLYLADIATELGNKTAAKQWKREAAALKPVINKAFYDAASGFYYDKRMDRPGYISVDGPEGWIPLWAGISNKQQAAAVQKKMQNGTIFNTLVPLPTLSASHPAFDPMKGYWRGPVWLDQFNYGIDGLKRYGYHDLASQLVNKLLKNGEGILSDAPICENYHPLTGKGLNAKNFSWSAAHLLLLLKSR, encoded by the coding sequence ATGTACAGAAGCGTAATAAGTTTTTTACTGATAACAACGATCAGCACGCAGGCTCAGGCACAACGGGACCAGTTCCCGGATGTGCTTGATCTGCGTAATACCGTGCTGAAACCACGGGCTATCGAGCCTTCCGTATTCAGTGATCTCGGCGCCTGGCATGCCTATGCATTGCCCGCTGATAAAGCTGATCACGGTGGCTTCACAGGCCCGCTGCTGATGGATATGGATGGCAAATGGCTGGGTAATGGTTTTGCAAAGCTGTTATTGCTGGAAGGAGCGAAGCAATTGGACCTCTCTTCAGCAAAAGCCATTCTGCATTATTATCCCGGCATGCTGGAGCAAATACTGGAAAGTGAAAATCTGAAAATCAGGATGCAGCTCATCTTCGTTTCCAATCGTGAAGCGATGATCAATACAAGTATCACCAATCTGGCGGATCAACAACGCAGCATCACACCGGTGTATGAAGGATTGGCATTTGGTAAAGGGATTGAACTGGGAGGCGAAGGAAATACTGTGCAGGTCAGGTTTACAAAGGCGCAACAAATATTTCGCCTGCATTTGCCGGAAAAATTGCAATGCAATATTATCCGTCGGGACAGCAGCTATACCGCTATCGCCCAACCGATAACTATCGGGAAGGGCGCCACCATTTCCTGGAACAGGGTAGAAGCTTTTTATCCATCCGAAAATCACGTGCCGGAGTCTGCAGCTACTGGCTTTGAAACAGCTTTCGAGAAAAATAGACAACGCTGGAATACTTATCTCAACAACTATTTTACCAGTAGTCCCGGCCTTAACGAACAGGAAAAAAGACTGGCTGTAAAAGCCATCGTTACCCTGATCACTAACTGGAGAAGTGCTTCTAAAGACCTGTTGCACGACGGTGTTTTCCCTTCCGTCAATTACCAGGGCTTCTACGGCGTGTGGAGCTGGGATAGCTGGAAACAGGCTGTGGGACTGGCTTTGATAGATCCGCAGATAGCAAGGGATAATATCCGTTGTATGTTCGATTATCAGGACGATAACGGTATGGTGCCCGATTGCATTTACAGCGACAAATCGGAAAACAATCTCCGGGACACCAAGCCTCCGCTCGCCGCCTGGGGCGTATACGAAGTATACAAACAAGCTCCCGACAAAGCCTTTCTTCAGGAGATGTATGATAAACTGGTTCATTATCATCGCTGGTGGTATGCCAATCGCGATCACAATAAAAATGGACTTTGCGAATACGGTTCTACCGATGGTACGCGCATTGCGGCAGCCTGGGAAAGCGGGATGGACAATGCCGTCCGTTTCGACAGCGCCGTGATGTTGAAAAACAACCCAACAGCCTGGAGCCTCGATCAGGAAAGTGTTGACCTCAATGCTTATCTCTATCGTGAAAAATTATACCTCGCAGACATTGCCACCGAACTCGGTAATAAAACTGCGGCAAAGCAATGGAAGCGCGAAGCGGCTGCCCTGAAACCTGTTATCAATAAAGCCTTCTATGATGCTGCAAGTGGCTTCTACTACGATAAAAGAATGGACCGTCCCGGTTATATTTCCGTTGATGGACCGGAAGGCTGGATCCCGCTTTGGGCGGGCATCAGCAACAAACAACAGGCTGCTGCCGTGCAAAAGAAAATGCAAAACGGAACGATCTTCAATACACTTGTTCCATTGCCTACGCTGAGCGCCAGCCATCCCGCTTTCGATCCGATGAAGGGATACTGGCGTGGGCCTGTATGGCTGGATCAGTTCAATTACGGGATCGATGGATTGAAACGGTACGGCTATCATGATCTTGCCAGTCAACTGGTGAATAAATTATTGAAGAACGGAGAAGGGATCCTGTCGGACGCCCCCATTTGCGAGAACTATCACCCGCTGACCGGGAAAGGGCTCAATGCAAAGAATTTCAGCTGGTCGGCCGCACATCTTTTACTCTTACTAAAGTCCAGATAA
- a CDS encoding glycoside hydrolase family 2 TIM barrel-domain containing protein: protein MQKKVLSLVLAAMPWMAIAQSTNNDWENPTVPSLNTVTPHAWFIPYSNEPAAIQQQSSTSILSLDGIWKFNIVNKPSDRPTDFYKKNFDVSKWSEIPVPANWQTQGKDSYIFTDVEYPIKVNPPFVPEDFNPVGSYKRSFQLPAGWKGRDVFLRFGAVNSFFYCWINDHYVGFSKDSKTPAEFDITPYLRSGSNTVSVQVFRFSDGTYLEGQDMWKLSGIERSVELIARPRLAVYDFFAKAGLDAGYTNGIFDCTLTLNRKPVTQKQIALQVKILDEKGDLVFQQKQSSDTGRNYRFRSELKNVKRWTAETPSLYTMVVNSFDKNGKLIESFAHRIGFRTAEVKHGLFLINGVPVKVKGVNRHEHDMFTAKVISKESMVRDIKVMKAFNINAVRNSHYPNREEWYQLCDQYGIYLVDEANIECDGMDFHELKTLSDKPEWKAAYLDRTRRMFERDKNFTSIITWSLGNESRFGDNFIATYQFLKANDDTRPVEYDEARDNPYTDIITPMYRGIHVLQEYVKEWRSRPFILCEYAHMMGNGGGNLKAYWDLIYSNQQLQGGFIWDFSDQTFEKKDAAGRSFWAYGRDMGNVGATSDTSFCADGLFDAARKPHPQAYELKKVYQPISFSTVGLSANTIRLINRTDFTNLDAYTLFWSVKAEGQVVASGSAPVQSIQPHTSGDMELAIPNYTRQPNTEYFLTVEARTNTASAMLPAGHIAAWEQFGLPGFVAAKQEKNYTEPLVQQEANGLLQMGNGIFNVGFDQRTGWLKQYRIAGTNILKDALVPHFWRAPTDTDIGNSMQIRCAVWQDPLKGARLDSFNAVKVNEYESSITTVHYLPAIEANYKVQYLVNANGNVQVNVLMKAGNNNFPEMPRFGMRVLLQPDFNKVTWFGRGPFDNYDDRKTAAAIDLYSMPADSLFHPYPRAQESGYRTDVRWMGMQNKSGIGLMAIGAPTISTGVLHFDMKKLEFDRHAKENNHGGSMSNDPLIWWNIDYKQMGVGGDNSWGARTHAAYMLPYMDYNYTFTLRPIRPSDKLNEKAK, encoded by the coding sequence ATGCAAAAAAAGGTATTATCTCTCGTGCTGGCTGCAATGCCATGGATGGCGATTGCGCAATCAACGAACAATGACTGGGAAAATCCCACCGTTCCTTCTCTCAACACAGTTACTCCACACGCCTGGTTCATTCCCTACAGCAATGAGCCCGCTGCAATTCAGCAGCAATCCTCCACCAGTATCCTTTCGCTGGATGGAATATGGAAATTCAATATCGTCAACAAACCATCCGACAGGCCCACTGATTTCTACAAAAAAAATTTTGATGTAAGCAAATGGTCTGAGATCCCTGTACCTGCCAACTGGCAAACCCAGGGAAAGGACAGTTACATTTTCACAGATGTAGAGTATCCCATCAAAGTGAATCCGCCTTTTGTACCGGAAGACTTCAATCCTGTTGGCTCCTACAAACGCAGTTTCCAGCTTCCCGCCGGTTGGAAGGGACGCGATGTGTTCCTTCGATTCGGCGCCGTCAATTCATTTTTCTATTGCTGGATCAATGATCACTATGTTGGCTTCAGCAAAGACAGCAAAACCCCTGCTGAATTTGATATTACACCTTATTTGAGATCAGGCTCCAACACAGTGTCTGTGCAGGTCTTCCGCTTCAGCGACGGTACTTACCTGGAAGGGCAGGACATGTGGAAGCTCAGTGGCATCGAGCGTTCCGTGGAACTGATCGCCAGACCCAGGCTGGCTGTCTATGATTTTTTCGCCAAAGCCGGTCTGGATGCAGGTTATACGAATGGTATTTTTGATTGTACCCTTACCCTCAACCGTAAACCAGTTACACAAAAACAAATTGCCTTGCAGGTGAAGATCCTGGATGAAAAGGGCGACCTGGTTTTCCAGCAAAAGCAATCTTCCGATACAGGCCGCAACTACCGGTTCAGGTCAGAATTGAAAAATGTAAAAAGATGGACCGCCGAAACACCATCACTCTATACGATGGTGGTGAACAGTTTCGATAAAAATGGAAAACTGATCGAGAGCTTTGCACATCGCATCGGATTCCGCACAGCCGAAGTGAAGCATGGACTCTTCCTCATCAATGGCGTTCCCGTAAAGGTCAAAGGAGTGAACCGGCATGAGCACGATATGTTCACTGCCAAAGTGATCAGCAAAGAAAGCATGGTGCGGGATATCAAAGTGATGAAGGCTTTCAACATCAATGCCGTCCGCAACAGCCATTATCCTAACCGGGAAGAATGGTACCAGCTCTGTGATCAATACGGCATCTACCTGGTGGATGAAGCCAATATCGAATGCGATGGCATGGACTTCCACGAATTGAAAACGCTCTCCGATAAACCGGAATGGAAGGCCGCATATCTCGACAGGACCCGCCGTATGTTCGAGCGCGATAAAAATTTCACCAGCATAATAACCTGGAGCCTCGGCAATGAAAGCCGTTTCGGAGATAATTTCATCGCTACCTACCAGTTCCTGAAAGCGAACGACGATACCCGTCCTGTTGAATACGATGAGGCCCGCGATAATCCCTACACCGATATCATCACTCCCATGTACCGCGGCATCCATGTGTTGCAGGAATATGTGAAGGAGTGGAGAAGCCGGCCCTTCATCCTCTGTGAGTATGCGCATATGATGGGAAATGGCGGTGGCAACCTGAAAGCCTACTGGGACCTGATCTACAGTAACCAGCAACTGCAGGGAGGATTCATCTGGGATTTCTCCGATCAGACTTTTGAAAAGAAGGATGCGGCTGGTCGCAGCTTCTGGGCTTATGGCCGCGATATGGGAAATGTAGGCGCCACCAGCGATACAAGTTTCTGTGCCGATGGTTTGTTCGATGCAGCGCGTAAGCCGCATCCCCAGGCATATGAATTGAAAAAAGTATACCAACCCATCAGTTTCAGCACAGTTGGTTTAAGCGCCAATACCATCCGGCTAATCAATCGTACAGACTTTACCAACCTGGATGCCTATACGCTGTTTTGGTCTGTCAAGGCTGAGGGACAGGTGGTGGCTTCCGGTTCTGCTCCTGTGCAAAGTATCCAACCGCATACCTCAGGAGATATGGAACTGGCAATACCAAACTATACACGTCAACCCAACACTGAGTATTTCCTGACCGTGGAAGCCAGAACAAATACAGCTTCTGCAATGCTTCCAGCCGGACATATTGCCGCCTGGGAACAATTCGGGCTGCCCGGATTTGTTGCTGCAAAACAGGAAAAAAATTATACAGAACCACTGGTTCAGCAAGAGGCCAATGGTCTGTTACAAATGGGTAATGGAATATTCAATGTTGGTTTTGATCAACGGACAGGCTGGCTGAAACAGTACCGGATTGCTGGTACAAATATCTTGAAAGATGCATTGGTACCGCATTTCTGGCGTGCTCCAACTGATACAGATATCGGTAACAGCATGCAGATCCGCTGCGCGGTATGGCAGGATCCCCTGAAGGGAGCGAGACTGGATTCTTTCAATGCAGTAAAGGTGAATGAATACGAAAGCAGCATCACTACTGTACATTATTTGCCTGCTATTGAGGCAAATTATAAAGTGCAATACCTGGTAAACGCCAACGGAAACGTTCAGGTGAATGTGCTGATGAAAGCAGGCAATAACAATTTCCCGGAAATGCCGAGATTTGGTATGCGTGTTTTGTTGCAGCCCGATTTCAATAAAGTGACCTGGTTTGGCCGCGGGCCTTTTGATAACTATGATGATCGCAAGACCGCTGCGGCCATCGATCTGTACAGTATGCCGGCAGATTCGCTTTTTCATCCTTATCCCCGCGCACAGGAAAGTGGCTACAGAACTGATGTACGCTGGATGGGGATGCAGAACAAAAGCGGGATCGGACTGATGGCCATTGGAGCACCCACCATCAGTACCGGTGTATTGCATTTCGATATGAAAAAACTGGAATTCGACAGACATGCAAAAGAGAACAATCATGGTGGCAGCATGAGCAACGATCCGCTGATCTGGTGGAATATCGATTACAAACAAATGGGTGTTGGAGGCGATAACAGCTGGGGCGCCAGAACACATGCAGCTTACATGTTACCGTACATGGACTACAATTATACGTTCACGTTACGTCCCATCCGGCCCTCTGATAAATTGAATGAAAAAGCAAAATAA
- a CDS encoding RagB/SusD family nutrient uptake outer membrane protein — translation MKKYKMVLLGIGISAMSLNACSDKYLDLQDKQSLNENTFWSTRDHARWGITAAYAALQGHDGSMWTFFEQVYVGLTYKSDEVDNNKNEPYGKELAAFINGPEESSTWNIWATCYAGIGRANQVIENVPRIGDMTDEEKAQVIGEAKFLRALNYFTLVNGFENIPLVLTFEKDITKLRVPQVKPAEIWAQIEKDLKDAEAVLPLDYNDNDMQGRATRYAAKALLGKAYLFQEKWADAETKLNELYNKFSLLPNYVDNFNGKSENGPESIFEIQFSGDRTVTDERHPFNFELRPAALDGWDEMTPSDWLFEEFKKDQKPGGGYSDRVYGSIFFDDPNSSMYDLSVPANLVPYSVVKDDLRMPYYFTKYTYPTDRGGNYTGININVIRYADVLLMLAEAMNENNKTDDAIGLINEVRTRSHAKELETGTFNKDQLRTQIRHHERPVELSMEWGIRWFDLVRWGRGNIAKESVKTTLSNHNKPFANNFDDKKHVRFAIPQSERNANPLLDQNFGY, via the coding sequence ATGAAAAAATATAAAATGGTATTGCTGGGCATCGGTATCAGCGCAATGAGCCTCAATGCCTGCTCCGATAAATACCTGGACCTTCAGGATAAACAAAGCCTCAACGAAAATACTTTCTGGTCAACACGCGATCATGCCAGATGGGGTATCACTGCTGCCTATGCTGCCCTGCAGGGACATGATGGTTCCATGTGGACATTCTTCGAACAGGTATATGTTGGTCTCACTTACAAGAGCGATGAAGTGGACAACAATAAAAATGAACCCTACGGAAAAGAGCTCGCAGCATTCATCAACGGACCAGAAGAAAGCTCTACCTGGAATATCTGGGCAACCTGCTATGCAGGTATCGGCCGCGCAAACCAGGTGATCGAAAATGTGCCGCGCATCGGAGACATGACCGATGAAGAAAAAGCACAGGTGATCGGTGAAGCAAAATTCCTGCGTGCACTGAATTATTTCACGCTCGTGAACGGATTCGAGAACATTCCCCTTGTACTCACTTTTGAAAAGGATATCACCAAACTGCGTGTTCCGCAGGTGAAACCAGCAGAGATCTGGGCTCAGATCGAAAAAGATCTGAAAGACGCAGAAGCTGTACTGCCACTGGATTATAACGATAACGACATGCAGGGCCGAGCTACCCGTTACGCTGCCAAAGCCCTGCTGGGCAAGGCTTATCTCTTCCAGGAAAAATGGGCCGATGCCGAAACCAAGCTCAACGAACTGTACAATAAGTTCAGCCTGCTGCCCAATTATGTTGATAATTTCAATGGCAAATCCGAGAATGGCCCTGAATCTATTTTCGAAATTCAATTCAGCGGCGATCGTACGGTTACTGATGAACGTCACCCTTTCAATTTCGAGCTCCGTCCTGCCGCCCTCGATGGCTGGGATGAAATGACGCCTTCCGACTGGCTCTTCGAAGAATTTAAAAAAGATCAGAAACCTGGCGGCGGCTACAGTGACCGCGTATATGGCAGCATCTTCTTCGATGATCCCAATTCTTCCATGTACGATCTCAGTGTTCCTGCTAACCTGGTTCCCTATTCCGTAGTGAAGGATGATCTGCGCATGCCTTACTATTTCACCAAGTACACTTATCCCACAGACAGGGGAGGGAACTACACTGGTATCAACATCAACGTGATCCGCTATGCAGATGTACTGTTGATGCTGGCCGAAGCGATGAACGAGAACAACAAAACAGATGATGCCATCGGACTGATCAATGAAGTGCGCACCCGTAGTCATGCCAAAGAGCTTGAAACCGGCACCTTCAACAAAGACCAGCTGCGTACGCAGATCCGTCACCATGAGCGTCCCGTAGAACTCAGCATGGAATGGGGCATCCGCTGGTTCGACCTCGTTCGCTGGGGCCGTGGCAATATTGCCAAAGAATCCGTGAAAACAACACTCAGCAATCATAACAAGCCTTTCGCCAATAATTTTGATGACAAAAAGCATGTGCGTTTCGCAATCCCTCAATCGGAGCGAAACGCCAATCCTTTACTGGATCAGAACTTTGGTTACTAG